One genomic window of Halomicrobium sp. LC1Hm includes the following:
- a CDS encoding phage integrase SAM-like domain-containing protein — MSDRSRSTPLTETFERYLTDKGKGRGGEGGNYRRNAARELDRFAAWAAGDAGSDDWPGIADDADRGPTFADLDERVFRAYARHLAGDRGLKQNTVHTYYRYVSAWCGWCVNEGYLGAHYAQRASAMAPLPEDDGRKPGDQQAWTAQQRHALTRHVDERARTAIETYTTLPADTAPLDKQRARYAALKAARDRALVFVLAYTAVRVGEVLRDPNDPRRRGVRWGELSLDEGSMDVYRKKQQWDAASLPDPVISPLRSYRRLLAPPTERWPVFPTFDQRTLGGLVEDELADRGERPAVIDDRRDAFARDLLLALDADVRPPSITTDGARSILQRLSDDAAIDVDHPKHDYLAPHGGRRGMGEVLVRAFGYTVAARYLDNSEEMIRERYSHIEAGELGDVATEALDEMEGTVTGGTE, encoded by the coding sequence GTGTCTGATCGGTCGCGCTCGACGCCGCTGACCGAGACGTTCGAGCGCTATCTCACGGACAAAGGGAAGGGTCGCGGCGGCGAGGGGGGCAACTACCGACGCAACGCGGCGCGCGAGCTCGATCGATTCGCCGCGTGGGCCGCTGGCGACGCCGGTTCCGACGACTGGCCTGGAATCGCTGACGACGCCGACCGGGGACCCACCTTCGCCGACCTCGACGAACGCGTCTTTCGCGCCTACGCCCGCCACCTCGCCGGTGATCGCGGGCTCAAGCAAAACACCGTCCACACCTATTACCGCTACGTCTCGGCGTGGTGTGGCTGGTGTGTCAACGAGGGGTACCTCGGAGCCCACTACGCCCAGCGGGCGAGCGCGATGGCCCCGCTACCCGAGGACGACGGCCGCAAGCCCGGCGACCAGCAGGCCTGGACCGCCCAGCAGCGCCACGCGCTCACCCGACACGTCGACGAGCGTGCCCGCACGGCCATCGAGACCTACACCACGCTGCCGGCGGACACCGCGCCCCTCGACAAGCAGCGAGCCCGCTACGCGGCGCTGAAGGCGGCCCGCGACCGCGCCCTCGTGTTCGTCCTCGCGTACACGGCCGTCCGCGTCGGAGAAGTTCTCCGGGATCCCAACGATCCGCGTCGGCGCGGCGTCCGCTGGGGGGAACTCTCGCTCGACGAGGGGAGCATGGACGTGTATCGGAAGAAACAGCAGTGGGACGCCGCAAGCCTCCCCGACCCGGTGATATCGCCGCTGCGGAGCTATCGCCGGCTGCTGGCTCCGCCGACCGAGCGGTGGCCCGTCTTCCCGACGTTCGACCAGCGGACGCTCGGGGGCCTCGTCGAGGACGAGCTGGCCGACCGAGGGGAACGCCCGGCGGTGATCGACGACCGACGAGACGCGTTCGCCCGGGACCTGTTGCTGGCCCTCGACGCGGACGTTCGACCGCCGTCGATCACGACTGACGGCGCTCGCTCGATCCTCCAGCGGCTCTCGGACGACGCGGCGATCGACGTCGACCACCCGAAACACGACTATCTCGCGCCCCACGGCGGGCGGCGCGGGATGGGCGAGGTCCTCGTCAGGGCCTTCGGCTACACGGTCGCCGCCCGCTATCTGGACAACTCCGAGGAGATGATCCGCGAGCGCTACTCACACATCGAGGCCGGCGAACTCGGCGACGTTGCGACGGAGGCCCTCGACGAGATGGAGGGGACCGTCACCGGCGGGACCGAGTGA
- a CDS encoding aspartyl protease family protein, with the protein MADTADDRTVIGRYERVEVTGTTGQQRVTAKIDTGSDRSTIDESVLSAIGETGTVGDVTTRSGSEAETREIVCVCVDLLDVSDGARVVEVDVSDRSAYTGEMLVGADLLAELELLVDVTDDQTTD; encoded by the coding sequence ATGGCGGACACTGCTGACGATCGGACGGTAATCGGGCGATACGAGCGCGTCGAGGTGACTGGTACCACGGGGCAACAGCGAGTGACGGCAAAGATCGACACGGGCTCCGACCGGAGCACGATCGACGAGAGCGTCCTGTCGGCGATCGGTGAGACCGGCACCGTCGGCGACGTGACGACCCGGTCGGGATCTGAGGCCGAAACGCGCGAGATTGTCTGTGTCTGTGTCGATCTACTCGACGTGTCCGACGGAGCGAGGGTCGTCGAAGTCGACGTCAGCGACCGATCGGCCTACACCGGTGAGATGCTCGTCGGAGCGGACTTGCTGGCCGAACTCGAACTGCTGGTCGACGTGACCGACGATCAGACCACCGACTGA
- a CDS encoding serine/threonine-protein kinase translates to MSLEEISAQLDGDNPETRLGGAEALATLASDRSFDPADGETEPFDLAIEAATDDDSAVAYNGTKALSRLVKDGATTAALMTVTPADADRTYAERIAEVATERIDESNPGRVRSRGALVISRLASNDVDSVVTEAVVERLLDLLQTGQKAIRKRRAALALTNLGHYDHEGRAFVRAEMATAADSLRELASADDDLLQSVGLRALGFMGLSEPEAALPATELHAAVADRENRPRNVNRAVRSLWQIGRTHPSVVVPVRDELETLLSYTETDAEDAAHLPKDTGALAKHARYVRSNAAMALAQLARSHPEQISEAAVERCVDLLEQRDESIHRVVRLLGQVHETHGDALDTADTTKEVRSYLAAERESKTATKRHTKARGYAVWLLTRLSSDEPLPESAVATALDYLTAVPTGERTAFGPLRTEALATMSRAFPEQVTAHDESVDWLCRRAGESATSTERADAVTGLLSLVRSETSTPEHVTSVLEERLAAESAPRVRRLLAEALGVVSTPSARRVLAETAVTESRPDVSTAIDAALEHSGPSTETHAGKDHPLAPTALPVVSATAYTPWLTETIEYGDIEVHHRIQHGGTGTVHRASLHPPAKASAEAPRTIALKRPLEPAGRTVADLSEYIGEAEKWARVHDHPNIVTIFGWGAQPQPWIAMEYLDEGELGEFAEARSLPVSQGLWIGVCIADALQHAHSHGIYHRDITPANVLLQRRRGWPMPKLADWGTARKRHELSCGDEAYTPGYGAPEQRPESEWAREVPPAKTDIYQLATLVYELLTGEQPFAVEQAVQKRERAPAPPGDVRDGVPPAVDDLLRSALRPDPAARPETAARVRDVLADQW, encoded by the coding sequence ATGTCACTCGAAGAGATCAGCGCGCAACTCGACGGCGACAATCCAGAGACACGCCTGGGCGGAGCAGAGGCACTCGCGACACTGGCGAGCGATCGGTCGTTCGATCCAGCGGACGGAGAGACGGAGCCGTTCGATCTGGCGATCGAGGCAGCGACCGACGACGATTCGGCAGTTGCCTACAACGGAACGAAGGCACTGAGTCGGCTAGTCAAAGACGGCGCTACCACGGCCGCACTGATGACGGTCACCCCGGCAGACGCCGATCGGACCTACGCAGAGCGAATCGCCGAAGTCGCCACAGAACGGATCGACGAGTCGAATCCCGGACGCGTCCGCTCTCGTGGCGCACTCGTAATCAGTCGGCTCGCATCGAACGATGTCGACAGCGTCGTCACCGAAGCCGTCGTTGAACGACTCCTGGACCTGTTGCAGACGGGTCAAAAGGCGATTCGAAAGCGACGGGCTGCCCTCGCCCTGACGAACCTCGGGCACTACGATCACGAGGGGCGGGCCTTCGTGAGAGCGGAGATGGCGACGGCGGCCGACAGCCTGCGCGAACTCGCGTCGGCCGACGACGATCTCTTGCAAAGCGTCGGTCTCAGGGCACTCGGCTTCATGGGTCTGTCCGAACCCGAGGCCGCGTTACCAGCGACAGAACTCCACGCCGCCGTGGCCGACCGCGAGAATCGACCCCGGAACGTCAACCGTGCAGTCAGATCGCTCTGGCAGATCGGCAGAACACATCCGTCCGTCGTCGTCCCCGTCAGAGACGAACTCGAAACGCTACTGAGCTATACGGAGACAGACGCGGAAGACGCAGCTCACCTTCCGAAAGACACCGGAGCGTTGGCAAAGCACGCGAGATACGTCCGGTCGAACGCTGCGATGGCACTCGCCCAGCTCGCTCGCAGCCACCCCGAACAGATCTCCGAGGCCGCCGTCGAACGGTGTGTCGACCTGCTCGAACAGCGCGACGAATCGATCCACCGTGTCGTGCGACTGCTCGGACAGGTCCACGAGACGCACGGAGACGCGCTCGACACTGCCGACACCACCAAAGAGGTGCGCTCGTATCTGGCCGCGGAACGTGAATCGAAGACGGCGACCAAGCGCCACACGAAGGCCCGAGGGTATGCCGTGTGGCTCCTGACCCGCCTGTCGAGTGACGAACCACTCCCCGAGTCGGCGGTGGCGACGGCACTGGACTACCTCACAGCGGTCCCGACCGGAGAGCGGACGGCTTTCGGACCGCTCCGGACCGAGGCCCTGGCGACAATGAGCCGGGCGTTCCCCGAGCAGGTCACGGCACACGACGAGAGCGTCGACTGGCTCTGCCGACGAGCCGGTGAGAGTGCGACATCGACGGAACGAGCCGACGCCGTCACTGGCCTGCTGTCGCTCGTCCGCTCCGAAACGAGCACTCCCGAGCACGTCACGTCGGTGCTGGAAGAGCGCCTCGCGGCCGAGTCGGCACCACGGGTGCGGCGACTACTCGCAGAGGCGCTGGGAGTGGTGTCGACGCCGTCGGCCCGTCGTGTACTCGCCGAGACGGCGGTGACCGAGTCGAGACCAGACGTGTCGACGGCTATCGACGCCGCACTCGAACACAGCGGACCGTCGACGGAGACACACGCCGGCAAGGACCACCCGCTCGCACCGACTGCGTTGCCGGTCGTGTCCGCGACAGCCTACACGCCGTGGCTCACAGAGACGATCGAGTACGGTGATATCGAAGTCCACCATCGAATCCAGCACGGGGGAACGGGGACTGTCCACAGAGCGTCGCTGCATCCACCGGCCAAGGCGTCTGCGGAAGCGCCACGGACGATCGCGCTCAAGCGGCCACTGGAACCGGCCGGTCGGACCGTGGCCGACCTCTCGGAGTACATCGGCGAAGCCGAGAAGTGGGCCCGAGTCCACGACCACCCCAACATCGTGACGATCTTCGGCTGGGGAGCCCAGCCCCAGCCCTGGATCGCGATGGAGTACCTCGACGAGGGAGAACTGGGAGAGTTCGCCGAGGCGCGATCGCTGCCCGTGTCACAGGGACTCTGGATCGGCGTCTGTATCGCCGACGCACTACAGCACGCTCACTCACACGGGATCTACCACCGGGACATCACACCGGCGAACGTCCTCCTCCAGCGTCGTCGCGGGTGGCCGATGCCGAAGTTGGCCGACTGGGGGACCGCACGGAAGAGACACGAACTGAGCTGCGGCGACGAAGCGTACACGCCGGGATACGGCGCACCCGAACAGCGTCCGGAAAGCGAATGGGCGCGTGAAGTTCCGCCCGCCAAGACGGACATCTACCAGCTGGCGACGCTGGTCTACGAACTCCTGACCGGAGAGCAGCCGTTCGCTGTCGAGCAAGCAGTACAGAAGAGAGAGCGGGCCCCAGCCCCGCCGGGGGACGTTCGCGATGGCGTCCCCCCAGCCGTCGATGATCTGCTCCGTAGCGCGCTGCGTCCGGATCCAGCGGCGCGTCCGGAAACGGCCGCTCGGGTCCGTGACGTGCTGGCAGATCAGTGGTGA
- a CDS encoding ParA family protein translates to MLAYTVYSEAGGVGKTTLAANLAKAEVRADRRVLVVDLDTQEASLSHLLDVADDRNNDQADSLLRHMIDRPRGEFSDLVRTSEGIDVVPAHNILEYASKHLRRREEEAADFGESWNPNKQLLRVLREAGVHETYDTLIVDPPASADIKLHNAIHATRHVVIPFEPSGKGYESVQGLDQLVGGLEDQLDIEVGVLAVVPNRYKGMNDQDRFLDELAADGWELPIKFRERSSLLEGCWAEQCTAFRYIDVHRERERDHELDTLEKYDELAAHIREMRAVEA, encoded by the coding sequence ATGCTGGCTTACACAGTGTACTCGGAGGCCGGCGGGGTCGGGAAGACGACCCTCGCCGCGAACCTCGCGAAGGCCGAGGTTCGGGCCGATCGGCGCGTCCTCGTCGTCGACCTGGACACGCAGGAGGCGTCGCTGTCACACCTGCTCGATGTCGCCGACGACCGGAACAACGATCAGGCAGACAGTCTCTTGCGGCACATGATCGATCGTCCGCGAGGGGAGTTCTCCGATCTCGTCCGGACGAGCGAGGGCATCGACGTCGTGCCGGCCCACAACATCCTCGAGTACGCCTCGAAACATCTGCGCCGACGCGAGGAGGAGGCCGCGGACTTCGGGGAGTCGTGGAACCCGAACAAGCAACTCCTCCGCGTCCTGCGGGAGGCCGGCGTCCACGAGACCTACGACACGCTGATCGTCGACCCGCCCGCCAGCGCGGACATCAAACTCCACAACGCGATCCACGCGACGCGCCACGTCGTCATCCCCTTCGAGCCCAGCGGCAAGGGGTACGAATCCGTGCAGGGACTCGACCAGCTGGTCGGCGGACTCGAAGACCAGCTCGACATCGAGGTCGGCGTCCTCGCGGTCGTCCCGAACCGCTACAAGGGAATGAACGACCAGGATCGGTTCCTCGACGAGCTGGCGGCCGACGGCTGGGAACTGCCGATCAAGTTCCGCGAGCGGTCGTCGCTGCTGGAAGGGTGCTGGGCCGAGCAATGTACCGCATTCCGCTATATCGATGTCCACCGGGAGCGCGAACGCGACCACGAACTGGACACCCTCGAAAAGTACGACGAGCTGGCGGCACACATCCGCGAGATGCGGGCGGTGGAAGCATGA
- a CDS encoding serine/threonine-protein kinase — translation MGDPVPTLDEFASPPRRDLSAELVRSGELIDRGGNALVSVAVLSDERSPDRIAVKEPLAPGTLENDEIERFLSQAETWETVDRIERERPRWRDSEHVVGVVDTGERLPWIAMEYMDGGTLADRLAAADGGLPTAEALWIGECVCRGVAVAHSLGIAHLDLKPANVLFRSTPDGVWDVPKVADWGLARVLADQTGTVEGLSPAYAAPEQFEPGEFGEPDTLTDIYQVGTILYELLTGTPVAPESRFQAMQVAMSADPVSPPSAERPALSPAVDAVVSTALERDKTDRYSAIPVMADALRAVRTDGDLPPIVGDRLDGRSERTGKVHPDRTDTSRPPAPERDDDRTATNTASDPELVERVTDYDNYGSYSASPGDHDGVTTERSDEHADDEASSDDARTHPASANESMADRVAAYENHRSVSASPGDHTGVAAGSTNGAHEPRAESDLPSRTAGWPTLGGNFARTGTSGDPDGPESAVSVAWTHSTPDLVKVAPAVSDGVVYAGPDQGTLRAVNARTGRTIWTSTGLLETASAPAVADGRVFTGSWSGDLYAMEAATGDTEWTFETEGCVYGTPTVSAGTVYFGGGGGTLYAVAADSGRRRWAVDCGPIKSAPTVSGDTVYVGTKDEAVHAIDRESGEIVWTYRTDRPVWSSPAVIDGSVYVGCWDDSLYAIDCETGDSSWSFDTGRSIPGSPAVWNDTLFVGNNANDVYALDPATGAVRWQRSLSWSVRNAVAVVDGTVVAGCADGTLAALSATTGDRRWTVDVGSRIHTSPAVSDGTIYLGTADGLAALTADR, via the coding sequence ATGGGTGATCCAGTACCGACGCTCGACGAGTTCGCGAGCCCGCCCCGGCGGGACCTCTCGGCGGAGCTCGTTCGGTCCGGCGAACTGATCGACCGGGGCGGCAACGCGCTCGTCTCCGTCGCTGTCCTCTCGGACGAGCGGTCGCCCGATCGGATCGCGGTCAAAGAACCACTGGCTCCGGGGACGCTCGAAAACGACGAGATCGAGCGGTTCCTCTCGCAGGCCGAGACGTGGGAGACGGTCGACCGCATCGAGCGAGAGCGCCCGCGCTGGCGGGACTCGGAGCACGTCGTCGGCGTCGTCGACACCGGCGAGCGCCTGCCCTGGATCGCCATGGAGTACATGGACGGCGGCACGCTCGCGGACCGTCTGGCGGCTGCGGACGGCGGACTCCCGACCGCAGAGGCGCTGTGGATCGGTGAGTGTGTCTGTCGCGGCGTCGCGGTCGCTCACAGCCTGGGGATCGCACACCTCGATCTCAAGCCGGCGAACGTCCTCTTTCGCTCGACGCCTGACGGCGTCTGGGACGTGCCGAAGGTCGCCGACTGGGGACTCGCCCGCGTGCTGGCCGACCAGACCGGCACGGTCGAGGGACTCTCGCCCGCCTACGCCGCGCCAGAGCAGTTCGAACCCGGCGAGTTCGGCGAGCCCGACACGCTGACGGACATCTACCAGGTCGGGACGATCTTGTACGAACTCCTGACCGGGACACCGGTCGCGCCCGAGAGCCGCTTCCAGGCGATGCAGGTCGCGATGTCCGCGGACCCGGTGTCGCCGCCTAGCGCCGAACGGCCCGCGCTCTCTCCGGCGGTCGACGCCGTCGTGTCGACCGCGCTCGAACGGGACAAGACGGATCGCTACAGCGCGATTCCGGTGATGGCCGACGCGCTCCGGGCTGTCCGTACTGACGGCGACCTGCCACCGATCGTCGGCGACCGTCTCGACGGGCGGTCCGAACGAACCGGGAAGGTCCATCCGGACCGAACAGACACGTCGAGGCCGCCAGCCCCGGAGCGTGACGACGACCGGACGGCGACGAACACTGCCAGCGACCCGGAACTGGTCGAGCGAGTGACCGACTACGACAACTACGGATCGTACTCCGCGTCGCCCGGCGACCACGACGGCGTCACGACCGAGCGGTCCGACGAGCACGCGGACGACGAAGCGTCGTCGGACGACGCGCGAACCCATCCCGCCTCGGCAAACGAATCGATGGCCGACCGCGTCGCCGCCTACGAGAACCACCGCTCGGTCAGTGCCTCGCCCGGCGACCACACCGGCGTCGCTGCCGGGTCGACGAACGGCGCTCACGAACCTCGGGCGGAGTCTGACCTGCCCTCTCGGACCGCTGGGTGGCCGACACTCGGCGGGAACTTCGCCCGGACAGGGACGAGCGGCGATCCTGACGGCCCGGAGAGCGCGGTGTCGGTCGCCTGGACGCACTCGACGCCGGACCTCGTCAAGGTCGCGCCGGCCGTCAGCGACGGGGTCGTCTATGCCGGGCCGGACCAGGGCACACTTCGCGCCGTGAACGCACGGACTGGCCGGACCATCTGGACGAGTACCGGCCTCCTCGAGACGGCCTCGGCACCGGCCGTCGCCGACGGGCGGGTCTTCACCGGGAGCTGGAGCGGTGACCTGTACGCCATGGAGGCGGCGACCGGTGACACGGAGTGGACCTTCGAGACGGAGGGTTGCGTGTACGGCACCCCGACCGTCTCTGCGGGGACGGTGTACTTCGGCGGCGGAGGCGGGACGCTGTACGCGGTGGCGGCCGACTCTGGCCGGCGACGCTGGGCGGTCGACTGTGGCCCGATCAAGTCGGCACCGACTGTCTCGGGCGACACCGTCTACGTCGGCACCAAAGACGAGGCGGTCCACGCGATCGACCGCGAGTCCGGGGAAATCGTGTGGACGTACCGGACGGACCGCCCGGTCTGGTCGTCGCCCGCCGTGATCGACGGATCGGTGTACGTCGGCTGCTGGGACGACTCGCTGTACGCGATCGACTGCGAGACCGGTGACTCTTCCTGGTCGTTCGACACCGGGCGTTCGATTCCGGGATCGCCGGCCGTCTGGAACGACACGCTGTTCGTCGGCAACAACGCGAACGACGTGTACGCGCTCGACCCTGCGACCGGAGCGGTCCGCTGGCAGCGGTCGCTCAGCTGGTCGGTCCGCAACGCGGTGGCCGTCGTCGATGGGACGGTCGTCGCCGGCTGTGCCGACGGCACGCTCGCGGCCCTCTCGGCGACGACGGGCGACCGGCGCTGGACGGTCGACGTGGGGAGTCGGATCCACACGTCTCCGGCGGTGTCTGACGGGACGATCTATCTCGGCACCGCGGACGGTCTCGCGGCGCTGACGGCTGACAGGTAG
- a CDS encoding serine/threonine-protein kinase, translating into MTASESVPEQIPDVSPISVDLSAELDVLSFKLADRIATGASGEVYRHSLSDGTAIAVKVPDTSGTIDTADRIERILQEAENWAEFEGHDHVVSLVDHGKSKGKPWIAMEYMDGGHLGEFIERDGVQSLCHGLWIARCIASGIEEAHYRGVAHCDIKPQNVLFRTVEDGWNVPKIGDWGTASALLGPSDTIGEYTPRYAAPEQHARRVQSRQQKRVDVFQFGILLFVLFTGRHPYGNTSERALDEEPPRPAEIRPGVPRALEDVILRCLERAPADRYADIRPVLHRLDEFWDTLCD; encoded by the coding sequence ATGACGGCGAGTGAGTCCGTCCCGGAGCAGATCCCGGACGTGTCGCCGATCTCGGTCGACCTCTCTGCGGAACTCGACGTGCTGTCTTTCAAGCTCGCAGATAGGATCGCGACGGGGGCCAGCGGCGAGGTGTATCGGCACTCGCTCTCGGACGGCACCGCGATCGCCGTCAAGGTGCCCGACACCTCGGGGACGATCGACACGGCGGACCGCATCGAGCGCATCCTCCAAGAGGCCGAGAACTGGGCCGAGTTCGAGGGCCACGACCACGTCGTCAGCCTGGTCGATCACGGGAAGAGCAAGGGAAAGCCCTGGATCGCGATGGAGTACATGGACGGTGGCCACCTCGGGGAGTTCATCGAGCGCGACGGGGTCCAGTCGCTCTGTCACGGGCTCTGGATCGCCCGGTGTATCGCCAGCGGCATCGAGGAAGCCCACTACCGCGGGGTCGCTCACTGCGACATCAAGCCACAGAACGTCCTGTTTCGGACCGTCGAGGACGGCTGGAACGTCCCGAAGATCGGCGACTGGGGGACCGCCAGCGCGCTCCTGGGGCCGAGTGACACGATCGGCGAGTACACGCCCCGGTACGCGGCCCCGGAACAGCACGCCCGACGGGTACAGAGCCGCCAGCAAAAGCGCGTCGACGTGTTCCAGTTCGGCATCCTCCTCTTCGTGCTCTTTACCGGCCGCCATCCGTACGGGAACACGTCCGAGCGTGCCCTCGACGAGGAGCCGCCCCGACCCGCGGAGATCCGTCCCGGCGTTCCGAGAGCGCTCGAAGACGTCATTCTCCGCTGTCTGGAGCGCGCTCCCGCCGACCGCTACGCGGACATCAGGCCGGTCTTGCACCGTCTCGACGAGTTCTGGGACACGCTGTGTGACTAG
- a CDS encoding restriction endonuclease: MFDSVARAVETLTAEYAAHSDVEPAFDLTEFFEPALDDTEPRETVGERRKRRFRSTIERGQTLSEQESLSLPIEAITERLVDVANDQSIEARRRAAVLDYCDALFAFAALAFELQERYPSAPVATAVDRLRDAGDAAVADDLSGGLSSLRSAGHELYRTAVVVRRADQLFAALSAVGEPQLGRAEATLGGTLDEAIAERDTDRIDTVAERLNAATDGEWTSDDLLSCSHREFEVLIADLWREGGFDARTTKYVQDYNVDVIAQADGTRELVQAKQYKPGNKVGVRTVQRTAGLFVEFDADSVAVVTSSSFTENARESVERMSEQVRLVDGEQLCELLTRSQLVPSL, from the coding sequence ATGTTCGATTCGGTTGCGAGGGCTGTCGAGACCCTGACGGCTGAGTACGCTGCCCACTCCGATGTCGAGCCCGCCTTCGACCTCACGGAGTTTTTCGAACCCGCGCTCGACGATACCGAGCCACGCGAGACCGTCGGAGAGCGCCGCAAACGACGCTTTCGCTCGACAATCGAACGCGGACAGACGTTGTCCGAGCAGGAGTCTCTCTCACTGCCCATCGAGGCGATCACCGAACGACTCGTCGACGTGGCCAACGACCAGTCGATCGAAGCGCGTCGGCGCGCCGCGGTTCTCGACTACTGTGACGCTCTCTTCGCGTTCGCCGCGCTGGCGTTCGAACTCCAGGAGCGCTATCCCAGTGCGCCGGTCGCGACGGCCGTCGATCGACTCCGAGACGCCGGGGACGCTGCCGTCGCGGACGATCTGAGCGGCGGTCTCTCGTCGCTCCGGTCGGCCGGCCACGAGCTGTATCGCACCGCCGTCGTGGTCCGCCGTGCCGACCAGCTGTTCGCCGCGCTGTCGGCCGTCGGCGAACCACAGCTCGGACGCGCCGAGGCCACTCTCGGGGGGACACTGGACGAGGCGATCGCCGAGCGCGACACGGACCGCATCGACACCGTCGCCGAACGCCTGAACGCCGCCACCGACGGCGAGTGGACCAGCGACGATCTGCTGTCCTGTTCACACCGCGAGTTCGAGGTGCTGATCGCGGATCTCTGGCGAGAGGGCGGGTTCGACGCCCGGACCACGAAGTACGTCCAGGACTACAACGTCGACGTCATCGCCCAGGCCGACGGCACGCGCGAACTGGTCCAGGCCAAACAGTACAAGCCAGGCAACAAAGTGGGGGTGCGCACGGTCCAGCGGACCGCCGGACTGTTCGTCGAGTTCGACGCCGACTCCGTCGCCGTCGTCACCAGTTCGAGCTTCACCGAGAACGCCAGAGAGAGCGTCGAACGGATGAGCGAACAGGTCCGCCTCGTCGACGGCGAGCAGCTCTGTGAGCTGCTGACGCGCTCCCAGCTCGTCCCGTCGCTGTAG
- a CDS encoding DUF1810 domain-containing protein — protein MPSAADPHDLQRFVEAQESVIGTVKRELRSGQKRSHWMWFVFPQVAGLGRSEMAQRFAIASRAKADAYLRHPTLGARLRECTAIVDDLEGRSANDIFGSPDDLKFRSSMTLFETVADDPTPFATALERYYDGDRDQKTLDLLEDS, from the coding sequence ATGCCCAGTGCAGCGGACCCTCACGACCTACAGCGCTTCGTCGAGGCACAGGAGTCGGTCATCGGGACGGTCAAGCGGGAACTCCGGTCGGGCCAGAAACGCAGCCACTGGATGTGGTTCGTGTTTCCCCAGGTCGCCGGGCTCGGCCGGAGTGAGATGGCCCAGCGGTTCGCCATCGCCTCGCGAGCGAAAGCCGACGCCTACCTGCGCCATCCCACTCTCGGAGCCCGATTACGCGAGTGTACCGCGATCGTCGACGACCTCGAAGGGCGCTCCGCGAACGACATCTTCGGCTCGCCGGACGATCTGAAGTTCCGGTCGTCCATGACGCTGTTCGAGACGGTCGCCGACGATCCGACGCCGTTCGCCACGGCACTGGAGCGGTACTACGACGGCGACCGCGATCAGAAGACTCTCGATCTGCTGGAGGACAGCTGA
- a CDS encoding TCP-1/cpn60 chaperonin family protein, giving the protein MAGLDSEMERRFDKSISELQAEADQFKTRAQSDPAVVATYLPRLRKLLEAAGYSRDEMMVRDDVQRTILAIADQRPEALADEYPDLVAAFLDTRETRVLAQRLLHNCAELWADGVTRQEITDGLDVVEGEIVDQLADIAEQVDDDGRVPGNGATAMVLSQRVADFAHSVAGRQQLVVEAASDALFDLVRFHASEKGVDPIDGAVDLRSRYETASEPFVRGFSDRGTIEAMRETEETQTKNYVLRYVVDALVGTSLIVSVERSEARMLRIEAVLAERDQ; this is encoded by the coding sequence ATGGCAGGACTCGACTCGGAGATGGAGCGCCGTTTCGACAAGTCGATATCTGAGTTACAGGCCGAAGCCGACCAGTTCAAGACGCGGGCCCAGTCCGACCCGGCGGTCGTCGCCACGTACCTGCCACGGCTGCGAAAGCTCCTGGAAGCCGCGGGCTACAGCCGCGACGAGATGATGGTCAGAGACGACGTGCAGCGGACGATACTGGCGATCGCGGACCAGCGGCCGGAGGCGCTCGCCGACGAGTACCCCGACCTGGTGGCGGCGTTCCTCGACACGCGCGAGACGAGAGTCCTGGCCCAGCGACTCCTGCACAACTGCGCCGAGCTCTGGGCCGATGGCGTGACGCGCCAGGAGATCACGGATGGGCTCGACGTGGTGGAAGGCGAGATCGTCGATCAGCTCGCAGACATCGCGGAGCAGGTCGACGACGACGGCCGGGTGCCGGGCAACGGTGCCACGGCGATGGTGCTCAGCCAGCGGGTGGCCGACTTCGCTCACAGCGTCGCGGGCCGCCAGCAACTCGTCGTCGAGGCCGCCTCTGACGCGCTGTTCGACCTCGTCCGGTTCCACGCCAGCGAGAAAGGAGTCGACCCGATCGACGGAGCCGTCGATCTGCGATCTCGATACGAGACCGCCAGCGAGCCGTTCGTACGCGGCTTCTCCGATCGGGGGACGATCGAAGCGATGCGAGAGACCGAGGAGACCCAGACGAAGAACTACGTCCTCCGCTACGTGGTCGACGCACTGGTCGGCACGTCCCTGATCGTCAGCGTCGAGCGAAGCGAGGCCCGAATGTTACGGATCGAGGCGGTCCTCGCCGAGCGAGATCAGTGA